The genomic region CACCGCGGCCGCGCCGTTGAGCCCGCCGACGGCGTCGCCGAACGCGGTATGGCTCATGACGGGCGGACCATCGGGATCGCCGACCACGCTGGGCAGGCCGGAGCCCTGCTCCAGGGTCGAGCCGTAGGCGCGGCAGTCGCGATGCACGCTGCCGGCGCCGAACGCCGACATCGACATCATCACCAGCTTTGGATTGATCTTGCTCAGCACGTCGTAGCCGAGGCCGAGCTTGGGCAGCACCTCGACCGAATAATTGTCGACCACGAGGTCGGCATCGGCGAGCAGGCGCTTCGCCAATTCAAACCCCCTCGGCCGGGTCAGATCGAGCGTGATGCCGCGCTTGTTGCGGTTCATGATGCAGTAGCGCACCGACTTCTCGTACATCTGCTCCAGCACATAGGCCGGGCGGCGATCGACGCCACGCCACCAGTCCGGATACTGGGTCGCCTCGATCTTGATGACGTCGGCGCCGAGATCGGCGAGCGTGCGGGTGCAGATCGGCCCGGCCCAGCCCATCGAAAAGTCGACGACGCGGATGCCCTCGAGCGGCAAGCGATCGGCTGCCGCGGGCCTGGGCACCGGCACGCGCGGCGCAGCCTCGCGCCTCGCCTGCTGCTCGCCGAGATCAGGCACCCGGCCGCCGCGCAGCGGCGGCGTTGCGGTCAGCCGCTGCATCGTGCCGGCGGAAAAGCCGGTCTCGTCACCGACGGTGATCGGGACGATGGCGCCACGCGCACGCTTCTCCTCATCGGCGATCAGATCCGCTACCTCCGGCACCGGCACGATCGGAATCTTGCGCTTGAGCCCTTCCGCGAACCACTCCTGCGCGGTGCGCTGCTTCAGCTTTGGCAAGATCCTGCCTTCGATCTCGGCGACATGGCGCAGCCGGTCGACACCCATCACCAGCGTCGGATCGTCGCGCAGTTCGTTGAGCCCGAGCATCTCGCAGAACGCGCGCCACTGCGCCGGGGTCACCGTGGTGACGCCGAGCCAGCCCTGCCTGGTCTCGTAGATGCCGACCGGAAAGGTCGGCCAGAACCGGTTGACGCCGATCCGCCGCATGATATCGCCGCGCTGGAACGCCTCGAACATGATGTATTCGGTGACGGCGATGCTGGCCTCGAACAGGCTGAGATGGTTTGCGCGCCCGCGCCCGTCCTGCATGCGCCCGAGCACCGACGATGCGGCGGCGATGAAACCCCACAGCCCGCCCAGGATGCCGATCTGGAAATCCGGCGCGTGCATCGGCGGCCCCTGCTCCGGACCGACCAGCTTCACCAGTCCGGTCAGCGCGCGGATCGTGGAGTCGGTCGCCGCGAAATTGGCGTAGGGACCGCGATCGCCGAACCAGGCGAGGTCGAGATGGATCAGGCCGGGATGATCCCGCCTGATCGCGTCGAGGTCGATCTCGGGACAATCCGCCGCAGCAATGCCGCGCCCGTCGAGCAGGATGTCGCAGCCGACAATCAGCTCGCGCAGGCGCGAGACGTC from Bradyrhizobium elkanii USDA 76 harbors:
- a CDS encoding CaiB/BaiF CoA transferase family protein, which encodes MGALSHLRIVEIGSAAATSYCARLFADFGADVQKVEPPQGDPLRRTAPLTPKGQSAWFAFLNFNKSSVVLDKRDVSRLRELIVGCDILLDGRGIAAADCPEIDLDAIRRDHPGLIHLDLAWFGDRGPYANFAATDSTIRALTGLVKLVGPEQGPPMHAPDFQIGILGGLWGFIAAASSVLGRMQDGRGRANHLSLFEASIAVTEYIMFEAFQRGDIMRRIGVNRFWPTFPVGIYETRQGWLGVTTVTPAQWRAFCEMLGLNELRDDPTLVMGVDRLRHVAEIEGRILPKLKQRTAQEWFAEGLKRKIPIVPVPEVADLIADEEKRARGAIVPITVGDETGFSAGTMQRLTATPPLRGGRVPDLGEQQARREAAPRVPVPRPAAADRLPLEGIRVVDFSMGWAGPICTRTLADLGADVIKIEATQYPDWWRGVDRRPAYVLEQMYEKSVRYCIMNRNKRGITLDLTRPRGFELAKRLLADADLVVDNYSVEVLPKLGLGYDVLSKINPKLVMMSMSAFGAGSVHRDCRAYGSTLEQGSGLPSVVGDPDGPPVMSHTAFGDAVGGLNGAAAVLTALIHAKLTGQGQFIDLAQIECMMPFAAPWIVAHSTSGKPPTKYGNRHPDFVPHGCFRCAGEDNWIVVAVSDDAMWPKLARLLGREDWAADETLKTAAGRRAIEAEIEAAIMAWTAARDADVAMIALQSAGVASGVARLPIDLLEDPQLHARGFIQQVDRAFIGRHPQPSMPFRESDAPFAIRSVPPTLGEHNRAILGGMLGLSDAELDELSREGIIGTEMLMEEQLVKEKKRAAG